Proteins encoded by one window of Bradyrhizobium sp. B097:
- a CDS encoding SDR family NAD(P)-dependent oxidoreductase, translating into MDMQGKIALVTAAASGAGRAGALILAREGAAVAVVDQNEAGAKAVVDEIKKGGGRALALTGDLRDDGFARDIVAATVKEFGALDCVWNHLGIPGPSVIDDLEGWDLSVDLNLRSQLITTNAALGQMTARRKGSILFTASTSGLVGSPWSPTYSAAKAGVIGLARALAKRHAKDGVRVNAICPGAIDTPMLRVFVNRPDQPGHNEADPEELIKAAVTRNPMGRAARPEEIAEVAVFLLSDKASFVTGIAMPVDGGTVA; encoded by the coding sequence ATGGACATGCAAGGCAAGATCGCACTCGTCACCGCCGCGGCGTCGGGCGCCGGCCGCGCCGGCGCGCTCATTCTCGCGCGCGAGGGGGCGGCGGTCGCGGTGGTCGACCAGAACGAGGCCGGCGCGAAGGCGGTGGTCGACGAGATCAAAAAGGGCGGCGGACGCGCGCTGGCGCTGACCGGCGATCTGCGTGACGACGGCTTTGCGCGCGACATCGTCGCTGCGACCGTGAAGGAGTTCGGCGCGCTCGACTGCGTCTGGAATCATCTCGGCATTCCCGGGCCCTCTGTGATCGATGATCTGGAAGGCTGGGATCTCAGCGTCGATCTCAATCTGCGCTCGCAGCTGATCACGACCAACGCGGCGCTTGGGCAGATGACGGCGCGGCGCAAGGGCAGCATCCTGTTCACCGCATCGACCTCGGGCCTGGTCGGCTCGCCGTGGAGTCCGACCTATTCGGCGGCCAAGGCCGGCGTGATCGGCCTCGCGCGGGCGCTCGCCAAGCGCCACGCCAAAGACGGTGTGCGCGTCAACGCGATCTGTCCCGGCGCGATCGACACGCCGATGCTCCGGGTGTTCGTCAATCGGCCCGACCAGCCGGGCCACAACGAGGCCGACCCCGAGGAATTGATCAAGGCCGCGGTGACCCGTAACCCGATGGGCCGCGCGGCGCGCCCGGAGGAGATCGCCGAGGTTGCGGTGTTCCTGCTGTCTGACAAGGCCTCGTTCGTCACCGGCATCGCGATGCCGGTCGACGGCGGGACGGTGGCGTAG